A stretch of DNA from Acipenser ruthenus chromosome 21, fAciRut3.2 maternal haplotype, whole genome shotgun sequence:
TTCCATCAATATCAAGATTTATGTTATtcataaaaacacaacattcttTATGGTCATGCGTGCTAGCTTTCTGATGAGGGCCCTGCAAGCCACAGTGCAAATGGTAACATACCTGTGCTGTAACTGTGCattggtggagtagtggttagggctctggacttttgattagagggtcgtgggttcaatcccaggtgggggacactgctgctgtacccttgcgcaaggtactttacctagattgctccaataaaaacccaactgtataaatgggtaattgtatgtaaaaataatatgtaaaaataatgtgtaaaaaataatgtaattgtatgtaaaaataatgtgatatcttgctgGTTTTAAGAAAGTGGAATGGTTGTACATTATAAACGTCAGTTATTTAGAATCAATACCCTTTGTAGACTGATTATGGATAAAAAGTTGGTTGTTAACAGTACccaataaaatataaactgttaccctgtaagtgtgtgtgtcagtgtgcgtgcgtgtggcTCTTTGAAAGTGTTTTAACACAGAATTATTTATGAATGATGACCTTTTCCTGTGTAATACTAGTAACTGACTGTAGATTACATAATAACATGCTCACACCCTGTAACTATCCAGCCCTTATTGAAGTGCATTAATAGCGTTTTTAAGCAGCAGTAGTGAATGCCTTGGGATAACCAATACTGCACGACGTGGAGTCTTAGCTGTGCAGAAAGCTCATGCTGTCGCTTGTTATTATTGCAAGGATCGCGTCACCAAAGCGTGAGTAACCTTTGAGCAGGAACTAAACATAGGGATATAGTGGCGGTCTGAAAATACACAGGGAACGCTgctctacaaaaaataaaaaaaataaagacaataaaagGAAGATTCTCGTTTATGATCTGCAAGATGGCAGCGGCGACGTGGTCTCTAAAGATATCGAAATCCCAGCAGTTATTGCTGTGCAGGTATAGATTAGGATCAGCGATCTACAGCAGGTAAATACGTAGGCTAATTTATTCTGAAACAATACATgcgcatttttttaaatctattttgaaatgaacaaatattaaatattatctGATCTATTGCTTACAATACTTACCGTTCAACTTTGTAACTAAACGTGCAGAGGTGCGTGATGCAGACCCTTACATTTAAGACAAAACCAATATGGTGTGTGCAGGTTTTCAGAATAGACACACAAACTAGAGCCTGCAAACCGTAAAATAATGTTGCTGCAAGAGTCTACGAGCCGGTGGTTCTGAATGGCAAGGTTTTCTCTGGTGAGGATTGGTAGTTATTCAAATCGGATTAATCGAttgcttttttcagatgttattattattattattattattattattattatttttttttttttttaaatacagaagttTGTTAACGTATTGGAAACACATATGCgttagtgttagaaagtggtacatcgtcagaatgtggtacacctaCCAAAACAtgacctgtgtaatgtcagaaagtggtacactgtcgcaacgaaagtggtacgctgtcaaaTTTTGGTACAGGCGCAATGAATTGTGATCTCATGggtgtcaaacagaggtacatttaccattacttacaccttatttttttgcaaacgtaaactggaaacagacaatcaatttctttaaaaagaaaaaaacaattcacaacgGGCAAGACAGAATGAGAAGTACATcgcaaagttgaaaaaaaaaatacaagacccaatgtattgcaaaTGATAAATATTGGCATACCATTTtcttaatgctggaaaaaaatatgataaatgacattaaaaacaatgtaaaaaactggaaaatatgatccattcaataaaaaaagatgtaaaagtcTGAAAACAGcgtaacgtaccagatttgaatgggtgcTTCCACAGTGCTGTAGTGATCTTGTCTGTACTGTACACGcaagcatttcatttattttgcataCCCAGTTTGCCTATACTGAGAACAATGTATTTCACAATCAAAGTGACACAATAACTGTAAGTATTGAAGTCAAGTCCATTGCAATACAACATACAGTTTTGTtgttctgctaaaaaaaaatctgtattttgaCTGCAAAGATAAACCAGCATTGTGTGTTCTGATGCCAGCAGAGGTTGTGCCAGTGAGAGCAAGAAGGGCTGGCTCCAGTCTCTGTTTGTGCACAAGGTGGACCCCAGAAAAGATGCCCACTCCAACCTGCTGTCAAAGAAAGAGAGCAGCAACCTCTACAAGATACAGTGTGAGTAGAGAGCATCTCACTGCACAGACAGGAGCCCCCTCTGCGTGTGCCACAGCTTTATAGATTACTCTGATTCTAATGGGATTTCAGTACAGTGTGATTAGAGAGCATCTCACTGCACAGACAGGAGCCCCCTCTGCGTGTGCCACAGCTTTATAGATTACTCTTTGATTCTAATGGGATTTCAGTACAGTGTGAGTAGAGAGCATCTCACTGCACAGACAGGAGCCCCCTCTGCGTGTGCCACCTGCTTATTTGTAAGTGAAAATGTGAAGAGGACAGGTGAGAGgtgttttgtacagtggttagggctctggcatGGGGATAATGATGTTTCCAGTTCACCTCCACCATATGTACACAGCAGGCTTGTGCTCCAGGCAGTTCACAAAACCTCGCTGTCTCTTGCTAGTTATGTaacctgttttttttctatttgataAGCCATGGTTCATACTTAATGACAATGCCCCTGTTTACCTGTGGGCGTAGCTAGGGCTGTGTGTCATAAAGCAGACAGGCAATGTGTGGGCTTGTGATTATGTGCTTGTGGTTTTGTgcagggttatattgtgcaagcCTGACACTGTCCTTTACTCTTTCAGTTCATAACGTGAAGCCAGAGTGCCTGCAAGAATACAACAGCTTATCGTAAGTAACCAGTCAGGCGTGGGTGTAGCTGGGGCTATGAGCTACAAGGTCAGGGCATCGCTAGGCAAGAGTTTGAAAAGACTTGCATTAAGCACTGGAAAATCTCACCTCTTTACCATTATTACAATGTATATAAAAGCTTACACTTTGTAGTGTACCATCACCAGGATGTGAAACAAGCCCAGGGTCACAGTCTCAGTGTAATATTTCCCTTGACCAGCCTGCGCTGTGCTTGTGTTTGCAGGGCGGAGGTTCAGAGCAGGCTGCACAGTGACCAGGACTATCCCTGTGAGATTGTGGGCAGCTGGAACACCTGGTATGGGGAACAAGACCAGGCCGGTGAGCACACTTCACAAACTCAGCTGTAGGGGGCAGGCAAGAGCACTATCCTGAAATCATAGCAATATAGGCTATACGTGCTCTAGAAActccatgatttaaaaaaaaaataaaaaataataataataataataataataataataataataataataattaaatggcattgtttaattataatattttttcACATCATTAGTgtcttataaaagttccccatagtaattTTGCAGATTTGCACATAAAGCTTTTTcaatgctttatcacactttgctatgcttctacTGTGGGAAATTTTATTGGGGTTCCCTTGAGTTTGGATGGCGCGATAGTGACacctgttgttttgttgttgcagtGCACCTGTGGCGATACTCTGGGGGTTACCCAGCCTTGACCAAGTCTTTAAACATGCTTCGGGACAATAAGGTACTAAACAGGGAGAGCTGTGTTCACTGAAGCATCAATCAGACCTCCTGCTGGTTTGTTTGAGGAGCTTGAGGGTTAGGGGTTCTCTGTTTCAAAGATCTGGCCAGGAACTTCTCTAGCATAGTTTGCGATTCTGCCAGTTTAAATGTGCTATTgcgatttgttttaaaatactttgctCTTGCTAAATAAGACTGAAAGGGCAATATTAGGAACAAAACCTGAGCTGTAATTTATTACTGTCCTTCAAGCCAAAATGGTCCTGGCAACAGCTTATATGTGCATGAGGAATATGTAGGCCTTGTATTATATCCTCCAGCAAGTTTACATAGA
This window harbors:
- the LOC117427873 gene encoding protein NipSnap homolog 1-like isoform X1, with protein sequence MICKMAAATWSLKISKSQQLLLCRYRLGSAIYSSRGCASESKKGWLQSLFVHKVDPRKDAHSNLLSKKESSNLYKIQFHNVKPECLQEYNSLSAEVQSRLHSDQDYPCEIVGSWNTWYGEQDQAVHLWRYSGGYPALTKSLNMLRDNKEYTEFRKERSKMLISRRNQLLLEFSFWNEPLPRAGPNIYELRTYRLKPGTMIEWGNNWARAIQHRQENEEAVGGFFTQIGDLYLVHHLWAYKDLQSRAETRNSAWLKAGWDENVYYTVPLIRSMESRIMIPLKNSPLQ
- the LOC117427873 gene encoding protein NipSnap homolog 1-like isoform X2 gives rise to the protein MICKMAAATWSLKISKSQQLLLCRYRLGSAIYSRGCASESKKGWLQSLFVHKVDPRKDAHSNLLSKKESSNLYKIQFHNVKPECLQEYNSLSAEVQSRLHSDQDYPCEIVGSWNTWYGEQDQAVHLWRYSGGYPALTKSLNMLRDNKEYTEFRKERSKMLISRRNQLLLEFSFWNEPLPRAGPNIYELRTYRLKPGTMIEWGNNWARAIQHRQENEEAVGGFFTQIGDLYLVHHLWAYKDLQSRAETRNSAWLKAGWDENVYYTVPLIRSMESRIMIPLKNSPLQ